GCTCCCCCGGATGTTGGCGGCCGCTACCGTCGACCCCTTCGCCGATGAGACCCCGAGCGAAGGTACGCGCTGATGGCCACGCGAGCGCCGTCGATTGGGCTGCGGGCTGCTTGCTTCGCGCTGGTTGCCTTCTTCGGCCTCGCCGCTTGCTCCGATGAGGGAGAACCTATGGAGACCGTCAGCTACGTTGACCTCGAGCGTTTCTCCGGCGATTGGTACGTGGTGGCGGGGATCGTGACCTCGATGGAGGAAAAGGCCTACAACCCCGTGGAGACGTACGAGGTTGCCGGGCCTGGCAAGATCGCTACCACTTTCACCTTCAACAAGGGCTCCTTCGACGGTAAGCAGAAGATCTTCAAGCCGAAGGGGTTTATTCGCAATTCGGAAACGAATGCAGAGTGGGGTATGCAGTTCATCCCACCCTTCAAGCTCGACTACCGCATCATTTACCTCAATGATAAGTACGAGACCACGGTCATCGGTCGCAATAAGCGCGACCTGGTATGGATCATGGCGCGCACGCCGTCGATCGACGCGGCAGAGTACGCGGATATCGTCTCCATGCTCGACCAGGTGGGCTACGACACCTCCAAGATTCGTCAGATGCCTCATGAGGCCACGAGCCAGGGTTGAACTCCTCCCGCCTGCGGCGCGCCCGAGCTAGACGCCGCGCACCATCGCGGTGTAGTCCGCGAATGCTGCCTCCACCGCCGACGCTTCCAAGCCGTAGTCCGCAAGGCTGTACTGGTGGCCGCCCTGCTTGTGGCTTTGTCGTTGTTTGGATAGGTAGGCGCTCATCGCCTCCCGGGCGGCCGCCGTCAGTTCGCGGTCCATGGCCGCGTAGACGCGCTCCGCGGCGCGCATGGGGTCTGCGATCAGCTCGGGGTAGTCGATGTCGACGAAGTCTGCAGCCGGCAGCTGGTGGCGCGCGGCGACGTTGCGGTTTACCGCATCGCCGAGGTAGCGCAGGGCCTGGCGGCCGACCTGCTCGTTGTCCACCTTCAACATAGTGGGTTTGTAGGCCTCCGCAGACAGGCTGCAGTAGGACGCGACGCAGCTCACCGGGTCGCGGCA
The DNA window shown above is from Pseudomonadota bacterium and carries:
- a CDS encoding lipocalin family protein, whose protein sequence is MATRAPSIGLRAACFALVAFFGLAACSDEGEPMETVSYVDLERFSGDWYVVAGIVTSMEEKAYNPVETYEVAGPGKIATTFTFNKGSFDGKQKIFKPKGFIRNSETNAEWGMQFIPPFKLDYRIIYLNDKYETTVIGRNKRDLVWIMARTPSIDAAEYADIVSMLDQVGYDTSKIRQMPHEATSQG